In Labilibaculum sp. DW002, the genomic window TAAATGTTCTACCTCAAGAACATTCACATCATCATCTATAGTATTCGTATGAATTAATAAGGGTGTATTTTGAAATTTGTGCGTATTCCATGCTGGCGAGCGACGACGATATTCCGCAATATTATCATTCGCAGTTTTGCCAATATGATATTCTGCCGAATATAAATCGCGATACGATTGAGTCATATAGCCCATACGAGCGACAAGATCGCTAACTGGTACACCTGCAAATCCCACTTTATAATCTTTAGGATGGTTAAATAAATTGAAAAGAGTAATCATTCCTCCATGACTCCAACCCATGATTCCAACTCGATTTTCATCAACAAAATCGTAGTTTTCTATCATATAGTTTCGACTGGCATACACATCTTCATTCTCTAATCCACCATAATCAATTTTCTCATAGTGGCCTTTTCCGTAGCCTGTACTTCCACGATATTCAGCAGCAACTACAATGTATTCCTGAGCAATAAGCTCCCGAACAATATGGGTATAGTAGGTTGTAAAGTCGCCATGAACGCCCCCATGAGGCAAAACAATTAAAGGGTATTTTTTATCAGGATTAATATTTTTAGGAATAAATGTATAAGTCCAAAACTTAACAGGATTCCCAGCTCCTTTAGCCGTTGGGTTCTTTTCTTTCCATTTTGGTGGTCCATAAATATAAAGTTTGTCGACATGAGCAACATCGCCAACTCTTTCAAACCAAATCAAATCATCAACCATTTTTTGCAGTCGATCCACTCGATGGTCCAAATTCGTGTTATATTTCTTAAGTCCATCAAGCTCTTCTTTCACTAGGGTGCCAGATTGAGCAAATGTGAATCCTGAGATAAGTAAAAACAGACAAATAGAGATGCCTTTTTTGATTGAATTCATAATTGAGTTTTGGGTTAGTGAGTTATTGAATGGTCTAATTTATAAAATAGTAAGCAGATTATAAACTTAAGACAATTGTAATCATTTAAATAGGGTACAGAGTACCCTACTATTTGTAGTAATTTACGCTTGTCGCCACAAGGAAGTGCAGCGCACCAAAATATCATTTACCTTAAATTAGACCAATTCCAATCGATAAATTTTTGTGGTTTCATCGGTAATTTTAACGCGATCATCCATTCGATGACCAACAACCCAAATGATTTTGCTTCCAGAACACAGGAGCCATGTGTTTTCTTTTTCCTGAATTGAAAATTTCTGGTCGATGAAAAAATCAGATAGTTTCTTATTCCCTTTCATCCCAATTGGGCGAAAAGCATCACCTTCTTGCCATTTCCTCAACTTTAATGGAAATTTTAATTTATTGGCATCGAAACAGGCAATTTTTAAATCCCTAGGAAAACGAAAACTTGATGTTCTATCCTGAAAAGATAATTTCATGCTAAATGGTGAGTCCAATACAGAAACTTCTTCCGAAATTGAATATTCTTGCTTATCGTTTTCAGAAATCTCCGAAAGAATTAAAAATTCACGGTCTCGCAAAACCTGATGTGTAGACGAATAGAAAAGTTTACCTGAAATTCCCTTAATTGCATCAGCAATATTCTTCACATCTCGATGATGAAAACCAAAAGGAGATAGAATTTCAAATAAATGAGAAACCGGAGCCTTTAACTTCTCCAATTTCGCAATAGAGATCAGTAAGTCCTTGCCTTTGTTAAGAATCAATTCACCTCTATTCTTTTCGATAACCTCATTGTAGATTTGCTCTACTTCGCGAAAACGACGAACATTCTCAGTCATGGTATTTCGAATTGCCGGGTTAATCTCTTCCAAAACCGGCATGATTTGATGGCGAATTTTATTTCTTACAAAATCAGTTTCTGCATTGGTCGAATCTTCACGGAAATTAAGCGAATTATCTTCTGAATATTCAAACAACTGCTTTCTAGTAAAAGGTAATAAGGGACGAACAATATTCCCTAATTTTGGCTTTATTCCAGATAATCCATGAATTCCTGTGCCGCGAGCCAAATTAATTAAAACTGTTTCAGCTACATCATCTGCATGATGACCAACGGCAATGTATTTATATTGGAAATTATTCCGAATTTGTTCGAACCAATTGTAGCGTAAATCGCGTGCTGCCATTTCAATAGAAACCTTATTTTCGGCAGCATATTTTTTAGTATCAAAATCCTTAGAATAAAAAGCCAATCCACGTTGATCAGCCAAATTCTTTACGAAATCAAAATCTCCATTCGATTCCTCATCTCTTAAGTGAAAATTGCAATGAGCAACCCCACATTCCACCTCCATTTTGCATAGTAAATCGAGCAATACGACAGAATCTACTCCACCGCTTACTGCCACTAATATTTTTTCGTCGCGATAAAACAATTTTTCTTCCTCTACAAAACGAACTAGCTTACGAAGCATGAATTAGAAATTAAAGTAATCGATTAATAAGAATGATAAAGTTAAGAAATCCTTAGTCTTTTAACACTTTCATAATGGCTTTTGCTTTTAACATGCATTCTTCGTATTCCT contains:
- a CDS encoding alpha/beta hydrolase family protein; the encoded protein is MNSIKKGISICLFLLISGFTFAQSGTLVKEELDGLKKYNTNLDHRVDRLQKMVDDLIWFERVGDVAHVDKLYIYGPPKWKEKNPTAKGAGNPVKFWTYTFIPKNINPDKKYPLIVLPHGGVHGDFTTYYTHIVRELIAQEYIVVAAEYRGSTGYGKGHYEKIDYGGLENEDVYASRNYMIENYDFVDENRVGIMGWSHGGMITLFNLFNHPKDYKVGFAGVPVSDLVARMGYMTQSYRDLYSAEYHIGKTANDNIAEYRRRSPAWNTHKFQNTPLLIHTNTIDDDVNVLEVEHLIKSLKADGKKFEYEIYQAVPGGHSFDRMDTKKAKEIRVKIYKFLAKQLKPNNPIQNLKEIQKAGYRF
- the tilS gene encoding tRNA lysidine(34) synthetase TilS, with product MLRKLVRFVEEEKLFYRDEKILVAVSGGVDSVVLLDLLCKMEVECGVAHCNFHLRDEESNGDFDFVKNLADQRGLAFYSKDFDTKKYAAENKVSIEMAARDLRYNWFEQIRNNFQYKYIAVGHHADDVAETVLINLARGTGIHGLSGIKPKLGNIVRPLLPFTRKQLFEYSEDNSLNFREDSTNAETDFVRNKIRHQIMPVLEEINPAIRNTMTENVRRFREVEQIYNEVIEKNRGELILNKGKDLLISIAKLEKLKAPVSHLFEILSPFGFHHRDVKNIADAIKGISGKLFYSSTHQVLRDREFLILSEISENDKQEYSISEEVSVLDSPFSMKLSFQDRTSSFRFPRDLKIACFDANKLKFPLKLRKWQEGDAFRPIGMKGNKKLSDFFIDQKFSIQEKENTWLLCSGSKIIWVVGHRMDDRVKITDETTKIYRLELV